The proteins below are encoded in one region of Mesoplasma melaleucae:
- a CDS encoding TatD family hydrolase, with protein MAGVYDTHCHLNDNIYIENEISSREMVAEAKKSGVDIINNVGYDIKSSRVALVQAQKNKNVWALVGIHPTHAQFFTEEAYNTLEIIANADKVVGIGETGLDYSRGTDYKAQQIAGFIKQVKLAKKMDLPLMLHVRDVPGSTDAYEDTLSILKKEKYFSGVLHAFNESLEVAQKFIEKGILISVNGQITRDKNLKKVIKDLPMNSIVVESDAPYDTPKPYNKKTNAPKYLPLVVQSIANIKKMNRSDVAEITRDNAMRVFFSIDKKNLA; from the coding sequence ATGGCAGGAGTTTATGACACACATTGTCACTTAAATGACAATATATATATTGAAAACGAAATTTCAAGTAGAGAAATGGTAGCTGAAGCTAAAAAAAGTGGAGTTGACATCATCAATAATGTTGGATATGATATTAAATCTTCAAGAGTTGCTTTAGTACAAGCGCAAAAAAATAAGAATGTTTGAGCATTAGTTGGTATTCACCCAACTCATGCACAATTTTTTACAGAAGAAGCATACAACACTTTAGAAATTATAGCTAATGCTGATAAAGTTGTAGGAATTGGTGAAACTGGTTTGGATTACTCAAGAGGAACTGATTATAAAGCACAACAAATAGCAGGATTTATTAAGCAAGTAAAATTAGCTAAGAAAATGGACTTACCATTAATGCTTCATGTTAGAGATGTTCCGGGATCAACTGATGCTTATGAAGACACTCTATCGATACTAAAAAAAGAAAAATACTTTAGCGGTGTTTTACATGCTTTCAACGAAAGTTTAGAAGTAGCACAAAAATTTATTGAAAAAGGAATTTTAATATCAGTTAATGGACAAATTACAAGAGATAAAAATTTAAAAAAAGTTATTAAAGATTTACCAATGAACAGTATTGTTGTTGAATCTGATGCACCATACGATACACCAAAACCGTATAATAAAAAAACTAACGCTCCTAAATACTTACCATTAGTGGTACAATCTATAGCAAACATTAAAAAAATGAACAGATCAGATGTTGCTGAAATAACAAGAGACAATGCAATGAGAGTATTTTTCTCAATAGATAAAAAAAACTTAGCCTAA
- a CDS encoding ABC-F family ATP-binding cassette domain-containing protein produces MSLILLENITHQNGGKKLYEDSGMRINKGEHVALLGPNGAGKTTLLNIIAQKIVPDHGNVEWHPKAKIGYLDQHQEVDMTITGEDYLKDAFKHLFDMEAEIHQIYENMTIKYKEEELVKALALQDELNIKGFDSIDKQIGNLVAGLGIKPDNVKRPLGFLSGGQRGKILLAKLLLKNDDFILLDEPTNFLDVEQVEWLVTFLQNYESAFLVVSHDRDFINKIVNVIYAIENLEIVRYVGNYDKYVELSALRAEQYDKAREAQQGQISKLKEYIAKNGARASTARSAQSRKKQLEKIDVMDVRKENAKPNIHFKYKRPSSTVIVKAEQLEIGYDFALTKPLTFELREGEKCIVKGYNGIGKTTFLKTIAGEIEKISGDLEVGQGVYTNFFHQIDDFEEHETPVSYLLTRYPQMTSGEVRAKIGIFGLKSELMMNKMKDLSGGEQTKVRLAALSLEPSSLLILDEPTNHIDVLAKESLLDAIKKFEGTVLITTHDINFETQWADKVLDFEDILG; encoded by the coding sequence ATGAGTTTAATATTGTTAGAAAATATAACACACCAAAATGGTGGTAAAAAATTATATGAAGATTCAGGCATGCGCATCAACAAAGGTGAGCACGTCGCTCTTTTAGGTCCAAACGGTGCTGGTAAAACTACTTTATTAAATATTATTGCTCAAAAAATTGTTCCTGATCATGGAAATGTTGAATGACATCCAAAAGCTAAAATTGGTTATCTTGATCAACACCAAGAAGTCGACATGACTATTACTGGAGAAGATTATTTAAAAGATGCCTTTAAACATCTTTTTGATATGGAAGCTGAAATTCATCAAATTTATGAAAACATGACTATTAAATATAAAGAAGAAGAACTTGTTAAAGCATTAGCTTTGCAAGACGAACTAAACATAAAAGGTTTTGATAGTATTGATAAACAAATTGGAAACTTAGTAGCAGGTTTAGGAATTAAACCAGATAATGTTAAAAGACCATTAGGTTTTCTTTCTGGTGGACAAAGAGGAAAAATTTTATTAGCTAAATTGCTTTTGAAAAATGACGACTTTATTTTACTTGATGAGCCTACAAACTTTTTAGATGTTGAACAAGTTGAATGATTGGTTACTTTCTTACAAAATTATGAGAGTGCATTTTTAGTTGTTTCTCACGACAGAGATTTTATTAATAAAATTGTTAATGTAATTTATGCAATTGAGAATTTAGAAATTGTTAGATACGTTGGTAACTATGATAAATATGTAGAACTTTCTGCATTAAGAGCTGAGCAATACGATAAAGCACGCGAAGCTCAACAAGGACAGATCTCAAAACTTAAAGAATACATAGCTAAAAATGGTGCTAGAGCCTCAACTGCACGTAGTGCACAGTCAAGAAAAAAGCAATTAGAAAAAATTGATGTAATGGATGTTAGAAAAGAAAATGCAAAACCTAACATACACTTTAAATATAAAAGACCAAGTTCTACAGTCATTGTTAAAGCTGAGCAATTAGAAATTGGATATGACTTTGCATTAACAAAACCTTTAACATTTGAATTACGTGAAGGTGAAAAATGTATTGTAAAAGGATACAATGGAATTGGTAAAACAACTTTCTTAAAAACAATTGCAGGTGAAATTGAAAAAATTAGTGGCGATCTTGAAGTTGGTCAAGGAGTATATACTAACTTCTTCCACCAAATTGATGATTTTGAAGAACATGAAACACCTGTTAGTTACTTATTAACTAGATACCCACAAATGACTTCAGGTGAAGTTAGAGCAAAAATTGGAATCTTTGGTTTAAAAAGTGAATTAATGATGAATAAAATGAAAGATCTTTCTGGGGGAGAGCAAACTAAAGTAAGATTAGCTGCTTTAAGTTTAGAACCAAGTAGTTTATTAATTCTTGATGAGCCTACAAACCATATTGACGTTTTAGCCAAAGAATCATTATTAGATGCAATCAAAAAATTTGAGGGTACTGTTTTAATAACAACCCACGATATTAACTTTGAAACTCAATGAGCTGATAAAGTTTTAGACTTTGAAGATATATTAGGATAA
- a CDS encoding transposase, with protein MANRKNKKYSAEFRIQILKQIDNGINPKVLSQKNEININTIYSWINSRNEGKLNKPVGRTKENFSSLEEENIF; from the coding sequence ATGGCAAATAGAAAAAACAAAAAATATTCAGCTGAATTTAGAATTCAAATATTAAAACAAATAGATAATGGAATAAATCCTAAAGTTTTAAGCCAAAAAAATGAAATTAACATTAATACAATATATTCATGAATTAACAGTAGAAACGAAGGCAAATTAAATAAACCGGTAGGAAGAACTAAAGAAAACTTTTCAAGTTTAGAAGAGGAAAATATTTTTTAA
- a CDS encoding TatD family hydrolase yields MKDNKIFDAHIHFNDDYKYTDEMIEPMIKEAIENNVEGFLCASFDLKSSQKAIELSKQYKGIVFAGIAIHPNEVSNTELSVFDKLDELAKFDEVVAIGETGLDYFYTREDIDLQKLFFKKHIEIAKKHNKILQVHIRDQVDVFDAYDDVLEILKEVNANNVIIHCFSANKEYAQKFLEVECYIIIGGAVTFKNAKVLQEAAQYIPLEKMLIETDAPYLTPHPHRGQLNEAKFINLTVEKIAELKNVSKEEVIKITTSNAKLIFNI; encoded by the coding sequence ATGAAAGATAATAAAATATTTGATGCGCATATTCATTTCAACGATGACTATAAATATACTGATGAAATGATTGAACCAATGATTAAAGAAGCAATAGAAAATAATGTTGAAGGTTTTTTATGTGCAAGTTTTGACTTAAAATCTAGTCAAAAGGCTATTGAGTTATCAAAGCAATACAAAGGCATTGTTTTTGCAGGAATCGCAATTCATCCAAATGAAGTTTCAAATACAGAATTAAGTGTTTTTGATAAACTTGACGAATTAGCTAAATTTGATGAAGTTGTTGCAATTGGTGAAACTGGTTTGGATTACTTTTATACTAGAGAAGATATTGATTTACAGAAATTGTTTTTTAAAAAACATATTGAAATAGCAAAGAAACATAATAAAATACTACAAGTTCATATTAGAGATCAAGTTGATGTTTTCGACGCTTATGATGATGTGCTTGAAATCTTAAAAGAAGTAAATGCAAATAATGTAATAATTCACTGTTTTTCAGCTAATAAAGAATATGCTCAAAAGTTTTTAGAAGTTGAATGTTATATTATCATTGGTGGAGCAGTAACTTTTAAAAATGCAAAAGTTTTACAAGAAGCAGCACAATATATTCCATTAGAAAAGATGTTAATTGAAACTGATGCTCCATATTTAACACCGCATCCACACCGTGGGCAACTTAATGAAGCTAAATTTATTAATCTAACTGTTGAAAAAATAGCTGAGTTAAAGAATGTATCAAAAGAAGAAGTAATAAAAATTACAACTAGTAACGCTAAACTAATTTTTAATATTTAA
- a CDS encoding Fic family protein: MKSKEDIYSEIYNKHVFSSIPENNEGFCLEFFEWELFESEYIANIDSFKIIEMIEKVSKKLLLFENINLNLNKDFDEFEMMIISNMSKAASKVIWNLFKPNKPVFIKELNKLMTENQALVPGSFRNKNIFVKGVKKEFKFLSEERIDEKLNKLLSQANNSEEIALHLLLFIITQQVFFDGNKRTAFLIANKILLENFYKFILLDETNIDKFNLLLNDLYNNFKYEKYNNLFNFLKEQIKDLK, translated from the coding sequence ATGAAAAGTAAAGAAGACATCTACAGTGAAATATATAATAAGCATGTGTTTAGTTCTATACCAGAGAACAATGAAGGCTTTTGTTTAGAATTTTTTGAGTGAGAATTATTTGAATCTGAATACATTGCCAATATAGATAGTTTTAAAATTATTGAAATGATTGAAAAAGTTTCAAAAAAACTATTATTATTTGAAAATATAAATTTAAATCTTAATAAAGATTTTGATGAATTTGAAATGATGATCATAAGTAATATGTCAAAAGCTGCTTCAAAAGTGATCTGAAATCTTTTTAAACCAAATAAACCTGTTTTTATAAAAGAACTTAATAAACTTATGACAGAAAATCAAGCCCTAGTTCCAGGATCTTTCAGAAACAAAAATATTTTTGTCAAAGGAGTTAAAAAAGAATTTAAATTCTTAAGTGAAGAGAGAATTGATGAAAAACTAAATAAACTTTTAAGCCAAGCTAATAACTCTGAAGAAATAGCATTACATCTACTATTATTTATAATTACACAGCAAGTTTTCTTCGACGGAAATAAAAGAACTGCATTTTTAATAGCTAATAAAATACTATTGGAAAACTTTTATAAATTTATTTTGTTAGACGAAACTAACATTGATAAGTTTAATTTACTACTAAATGACTTATATAATAATTTTAAATATGAAAAATATAATAATCTATTTAACTTTCTCAAAGAACAAATAAAAGACTTAAAATAG
- a CDS encoding IS3 family transposase, with amino-acid sequence MIKEIFDNSLKQYGVRRIKRELKLKFCLTVNHKKIRRILNEHELFSEYVIKIKSNRAKRYDHRNYRTENPRFAKDLINRNFRKSEKPNQIWYTDVRYLISENGKRYMSTFIDDFDKRIVGYHISNMNDTKLVIESLKNSITNSGITKEECKNLIIHSDRGVQYVSNEYKAYLKFLGIKSSMGQTGVTQDNIEIERFHSELKKGTIHNNSYFKFDINSYVDFVKNEWIPWYNKEVQKRNKN; translated from the coding sequence TTGATAAAAGAAATATTTGATAATTCTCTAAAACAATATGGAGTAAGAAGAATTAAAAGGGAATTAAAATTAAAATTCTGTTTAACTGTGAATCATAAAAAAATTAGAAGAATATTAAATGAGCATGAATTATTCTCTGAGTATGTTATTAAAATAAAATCTAATAGAGCTAAGAGATATGATCATAGAAATTATAGGACTGAAAATCCTAGATTTGCAAAAGACTTAATAAACAGAAATTTTAGAAAAAGTGAAAAACCAAATCAAATATGATACACAGATGTAAGATATTTAATATCTGAAAATGGAAAAAGATATATGTCTACTTTCATAGACGATTTTGATAAAAGAATAGTGGGTTATCATATATCAAACATGAATGATACAAAATTAGTGATTGAAAGTTTAAAAAATTCAATCACTAATTCAGGTATAACAAAAGAAGAATGTAAAAACCTTATAATTCATTCTGATAGAGGCGTTCAATATGTTTCTAATGAATATAAAGCATATTTAAAATTTTTAGGAATAAAAAGTTCGATGGGGCAAACAGGAGTTACTCAAGATAATATAGAAATTGAAAGATTTCACTCAGAACTTAAAAAAGGAACAATACACAATAATTCATATTTTAAATTTGATATAAATTCTTATGTAGATTTTGTTAAAAATGAATGAATCCCTTGGTATAACAAAGAAGTTCAAAAAAGAAACAAAAACTAG
- a CDS encoding IS3 family transposase, which yields MAKDTKLKRVEFISNEIDSNNLSIKIMLDILQLKRSYWDKYKNKWKEIKGKKNFEFNVVNLIYNESLKQFGYRRVKNGLKFKLDINYSNHKIRRIMKENHLIPQYHLKAIKSANLRKGIINSQCIYEDKIKRQYKLVNEPYKVFYTDVTYLISKDGKRYMSTIIDGYSKKVIDYKISDKNDQELVMNNIKSFIKKMRKDAIDLNGIILHSDRGVQYQNIQYQNLANKNNIVISMGRTGVCYDNVVIESFHSLLKKGTIYNNKTIINSIGEYQTQVKKWVNWYNQNRDFEMQNNIAKRRQNKHYKSKALLKPKYSKLQNKIIY from the coding sequence ATGGCTAAAGACACAAAATTAAAAAGAGTTGAGTTTATTAGCAACGAAATAGATTCAAATAATTTAAGCATAAAAATTATGTTAGATATACTACAGTTAAAAAGATCTTATTGAGACAAATATAAAAATAAATGAAAAGAAATTAAAGGTAAAAAGAATTTTGAATTTAATGTTGTTAATTTAATTTATAATGAAAGTCTTAAACAGTTTGGGTATAGAAGAGTAAAAAATGGTTTAAAGTTTAAATTAGACATTAATTATAGCAATCATAAAATAAGGCGAATAATGAAAGAAAATCATTTAATTCCGCAATATCATTTGAAAGCAATTAAAAGTGCAAATTTAAGAAAAGGTATTATTAATAGTCAATGTATTTATGAAGATAAAATAAAAAGACAATATAAGTTAGTCAATGAACCTTACAAAGTTTTTTACACTGATGTTACTTATCTTATATCTAAAGATGGAAAAAGATATATGTCTACAATAATTGATGGATATTCTAAAAAAGTTATAGACTATAAAATATCAGATAAAAATGATCAGGAATTAGTTATGAATAATATAAAAAGTTTTATCAAAAAAATGAGAAAAGATGCCATTGATTTAAATGGTATAATTTTACATTCTGATAGAGGAGTTCAATATCAAAATATTCAATATCAAAATCTAGCAAATAAAAATAATATTGTAATTTCTATGGGTAGAACAGGTGTTTGTTATGATAATGTTGTTATAGAGTCATTTCACTCATTATTAAAGAAAGGAACTATTTATAACAATAAAACGATTATAAACAGTATTGGTGAATATCAAACACAAGTTAAAAAATGGGTTAATTGATATAATCAGAATAGAGATTTTGAAATGCAAAATAACATTGCTAAAAGAAGACAAAATAAACATTATAAATCTAAAGCACTTTTAAAACCAAAATATTCTAAATTACAAAATAAAATAATATATTAA
- a CDS encoding phosphatase PAP2 family protein, with amino-acid sequence MQINTWFAKGMDNYTIKIIVWIYEELGMTQSVVFIFGFVSVIIEITYISSDKNKKWKVFLTIYYFGWLVVWLTYNLIDIINAPNRDDGYGPGVNVWFLDSQKKRQYIIIALFIIESISFGALFYYLRFKFSKRTDLIQNGYRVDAIKAITIYLLSSVVVWIMKPTFGRPYFYSVDFVNIFNSDQTQTEWKDYWIQTGHTIRSWGYINKDGVVESVPYKEWWQINDFFGNIRSLFKPLGTGEPGWWNMDFPSGHMNSCFAILFSGYFFLGEKKNRQINWYKWLFIGFWFLHINVMQYTQIISRTHWITDTSFTISVSLLMLIVNGIIIDKIVGKYNLKHNKNFR; translated from the coding sequence ATGCAAATCAACACGTGATTCGCAAAAGGAATGGATAATTACACAATAAAAATTATTGTTTGAATTTATGAAGAACTTGGAATGACACAATCAGTTGTTTTTATTTTTGGATTTGTTTCTGTAATAATTGAAATAACTTACATTTCATCAGACAAAAATAAAAAGTGAAAAGTATTTTTAACTATTTATTATTTTGGATGACTAGTTGTTTGATTAACTTATAACTTAATTGACATTATTAATGCACCAAATAGAGATGATGGATATGGGCCTGGTGTTAATGTTTGGTTCCTTGACAGTCAAAAGAAACGTCAATACATTATAATTGCTCTTTTCATAATTGAATCAATTAGTTTTGGTGCATTATTTTATTATCTTAGATTTAAATTTTCTAAACGTACTGACTTAATTCAAAATGGATATAGAGTTGATGCAATTAAAGCAATAACAATTTATTTATTATCAAGTGTTGTTGTTTGAATAATGAAACCTACTTTTGGAAGACCTTATTTTTATAGTGTAGATTTTGTAAACATTTTTAATTCTGATCAAACACAAACAGAATGAAAAGATTATTGAATTCAAACGGGTCATACAATCAGAAGCTGAGGATACATTAATAAAGATGGTGTAGTTGAATCTGTTCCATACAAAGAATGATGACAAATCAATGATTTCTTTGGCAATATTCGAAGTTTATTTAAACCATTAGGTACTGGTGAGCCAGGATGATGAAACATGGATTTCCCTTCTGGGCATATGAATTCATGTTTTGCAATTTTATTTAGTGGTTATTTCTTTTTAGGAGAAAAAAAGAATAGACAAATAAATTGATATAAATGATTATTTATTGGCTTTTGGTTTTTACATATTAATGTAATGCAATATACACAAATTATTTCAAGAACACATTGAATTACTGATACATCATTTACAATTTCAGTTTCATTATTAATGCTAATTGTTAATGGAATTATAATAGATAAAATAGTTGGAAAATATAACTTAAAACATAATAAAAATTTTAGATAA
- a CDS encoding IMPACT family protein, producing MKTIKSKIVYSQTTEIKKSKFICTVKQVNSKAELDLFLNEISLSDARHNCYGYKIGTNTIFGGYSDDGEPKGTAGKPIFNVIEKNDLTNICIVVKRYFGGIKLGAGPLTRTYTSSAANILKITKFENIKIINNLDIKFYISNIKEIEFFLNKNNIEILNKNFNETTCLFTINAKKDDIEEIKHLLN from the coding sequence TTGAAAACAATAAAAAGTAAAATAGTTTATTCACAAACTACAGAAATAAAGAAATCCAAATTTATTTGTACAGTAAAACAAGTTAATTCAAAAGCAGAACTTGACCTTTTTTTAAATGAAATTTCTCTATCTGATGCAAGACATAATTGTTATGGATATAAAATTGGAACTAACACTATTTTTGGTGGATATAGTGATGATGGTGAACCAAAAGGAACTGCTGGCAAACCAATTTTTAATGTTATTGAAAAAAATGATTTAACAAATATTTGTATTGTTGTTAAAAGATATTTTGGTGGAATTAAATTGGGTGCTGGACCTTTGACAAGAACTTATACTTCAAGTGCTGCTAATATTTTAAAAATAACAAAGTTTGAAAATATTAAAATTATTAATAATTTGGATATTAAATTTTACATATCTAACATTAAAGAAATTGAGTTTTTCTTAAACAAAAATAATATAGAAATTTTAAACAAAAACTTTAATGAAACAACCTGTTTATTTACAATAAATGCTAAAAAAGATGACATTGAAGAAATTAAACATTTACTAAATTAA
- a CDS encoding FMN-dependent NADH-azoreductase, producing MSKVLVLNGSVIPSEKSNSHEMARVFLEEYKKVNPKDEIIELNLNKLVVGTNTLTTETFGTYWSEDEGMKYINQLKEVDKVLVIAPMYNFQVSGMLKNYIDHVALANQTFSYKYATKGESIGLLDKLKIQILATQGAPKGWYPWGDHVAYLKGTWEFMGATVAEPILLAGVKVEPLSTQTPKDIVSTIVLKLIEAAKKF from the coding sequence ATGAGTAAAGTATTAGTATTAAACGGTTCTGTTATTCCAAGTGAAAAATCAAATTCACATGAAATGGCTAGAGTATTTTTAGAAGAATATAAAAAAGTTAATCCAAAAGACGAAATTATTGAATTAAATTTAAACAAATTAGTTGTTGGTACAAACACATTAACAACTGAAACATTTGGCACATACTGAAGTGAAGATGAAGGTATGAAATACATTAACCAATTAAAAGAAGTTGATAAAGTTTTAGTTATTGCACCAATGTATAACTTCCAAGTTTCTGGAATGTTAAAAAACTATATTGATCATGTTGCATTAGCAAACCAAACATTTTCATATAAATATGCAACTAAAGGAGAAAGTATTGGTTTATTGGATAAATTAAAAATTCAAATTCTTGCAACTCAAGGTGCTCCAAAAGGTTGATACCCATGAGGAGATCATGTAGCTTACTTAAAAGGTACTTGAGAATTCATGGGAGCTACAGTAGCTGAACCTATTTTATTAGCTGGTGTTAAGGTTGAACCTTTAAGCACACAAACACCAAAAGATATTGTTTCAACAATTGTTCTTAAATTAATTGAAGCTGCTAAAAAGTTTTAA
- a CDS encoding NAD(P)H-dependent oxidoreductase, giving the protein MINYGIPAILKNYIDHITIANVTFTYKESTDCSPIGLLSKH; this is encoded by the coding sequence ATGATTAATTATGGGATACCAGCTATCTTAAAAAATTACATTGATCATATAACAATTGCAAACGTTACATTTACTTATAAAGAGTCAACTGATTGTAGTCCAATTGGATTATTATCCAAACATTAA
- a CDS encoding NADPH-dependent FMN reductase family protein: protein MSKILVINSSVLQKENSDSLAMSNLFINEYKTLNPNDEVVYVDLNDLKMAKNINKKQYRNIL, encoded by the coding sequence ATGAGCAAAATTTTAGTTATTAATTCAAGTGTTTTACAAAAAGAAAATTCTGATTCACTTGCAATGTCAAACTTATTTATAAATGAATACAAAACTTTAAATCCAAATGATGAAGTAGTCTACGTTGATCTAAATGATCTTAAAATGGCAAAAAACATTAACAAAAAGCAATATAGGAACATACTTTAA
- a CDS encoding type I restriction endonuclease has translation MIVNEKFFEEEVESELQLLGWEKLTDKNFYRNDYAQVINFKVLNESIQRINNIAEDKAELVIREINKNIDSWENLNIKGMEIINNGIRIYDEIEERNLTIKLISENVDENIFSYYRQFEITDGYNKKRIPDIVLFINGLPVAVLELKQPLANENIEDAFKQNESLKYFKPELWYFNVINFVSNRTSSKYGSTTSGLKHFYGWNNWNLEKGEKTKNKLISLLVNY, from the coding sequence ATGATTGTTAATGAAAAATTTTTTGAAGAAGAAGTTGAATCAGAATTACAACTTTTAGGTTGAGAAAAATTAACTGATAAAAATTTTTATAGAAATGATTATGCACAAGTCATCAATTTTAAAGTTCTTAATGAGTCAATCCAAAGAATTAACAATATTGCAGAAGACAAAGCAGAATTAGTCATAAGAGAAATTAATAAAAATATTGACTCATGAGAAAACCTAAATATAAAAGGAATGGAAATCATAAATAATGGGATAAGAATTTATGATGAAATTGAAGAAAGAAATTTAACAATCAAATTAATATCAGAAAATGTTGATGAAAATATTTTTAGTTATTATAGACAATTTGAAATAACTGATGGGTACAACAAAAAGAGAATACCTGATATTGTTTTATTCATAAATGGATTACCCGTTGCAGTTTTAGAATTAAAGCAACCATTAGCTAATGAAAATATAGAAGATGCTTTCAAACAAAATGAGTCTTTAAAATATTTTAAACCTGAACTTTGATATTTTAATGTTATAAATTTTGTTTCTAACAGAACATCTTCAAAGTATGGTTCAACAACCTCTGGTTTAAAACATTTTTATGGTTGAAATAACTGAAATTTAGAAAAAGGTGAAAAAACAAAAAATAAGCTAATTTCATTATTAGTAAATTATTAA
- a CDS encoding 5'-3' exonuclease: MNTLNEKRTILIIDGYHLLHKGYYGTLKRKKLAINREGVPINAIYTFVAKINQLVKKNNYYSIIVTLDMDEGCWRRELYPEYKAKRKETPENLIPQKQIVREFLSAANIPWYEMPRYEADDIIGTINRIATKLDYEVHILSNDKDIFQLVGENTKVITNASKDDEHIIVDAEKVFEKFGCYPSQVADIKALMGDTSDNIKGVRYLHYAQALDLLKKYEDIDTIFEHIDEVKKNVAKRLNESKELILVNKKITKIQDRLPIGRINLKPTRINWYGLSKFLKKHKIWAYVPDVEKMAAESKHTSLNKKVTEKHVSN; the protein is encoded by the coding sequence ATGAATACATTAAATGAAAAACGCACGATATTAATTATCGATGGATATCATTTGCTACATAAGGGTTACTATGGAACTCTTAAGAGAAAAAAATTAGCAATAAATCGAGAAGGTGTGCCAATTAATGCAATTTACACCTTTGTTGCAAAAATTAATCAATTAGTAAAGAAAAATAACTACTACAGTATCATTGTTACTTTAGACATGGACGAAGGTTGTTGACGTCGAGAATTATATCCAGAATACAAAGCAAAAAGAAAAGAGACACCTGAAAATTTAATACCTCAAAAACAAATTGTGAGGGAATTTTTAAGTGCCGCAAACATTCCTTGATATGAAATGCCACGATATGAGGCAGATGATATTATCGGAACTATTAACAGAATAGCTACAAAACTTGATTATGAAGTACATATCTTGTCAAATGACAAGGATATCTTCCAATTAGTTGGTGAAAATACAAAAGTTATTACTAATGCAAGTAAAGATGATGAACATATTATTGTTGATGCAGAAAAAGTTTTTGAAAAGTTTGGATGTTATCCAAGCCAAGTAGCTGATATTAAAGCTTTAATGGGTGATACAAGTGACAACATCAAAGGTGTTAGATATCTTCACTATGCTCAAGCACTTGATTTATTGAAAAAATATGAAGACATTGATACAATTTTTGAACATATTGATGAAGTAAAGAAAAACGTTGCAAAGCGATTAAATGAAAGTAAAGAATTAATTTTAGTTAATAAAAAAATAACTAAAATTCAAGATCGTCTTCCTATTGGAAGAATTAATTTAAAACCCACAAGAATTAACTGATATGGATTAAGTAAGTTTTTAAAGAAACATAAAATATGAGCTTATGTTCCTGATGTTGAAAAAATGGCAGCAGAATCAAAGCATACTTCTCTAAACAAAAAGGTTACTGAAAAACATGTTTCAAACTAA